The sequence AAAGTATGAATGATGGTAATTTCGTTCTTTTTCCCAGTTATTTCACCAGATTTTATAAGTCTCGAAATTTTGCCACCTGTAAGAGTGTCTATTGTTCCGGTTGCTCCTCCAGGTATTTTCACATCTTCAAATAAATTTATTACTAATGCTTCGGTTTCTACTGAACTTACTTCTGATTTTAAACATGAAATTTTCACACAATCCTCCTTGATTCGTCTTTCTAACTAACAGCAAAAAGAATACGCAGTATTATTCTTTCTATAAATTGAATCAGTAATAACGCAATAATTGGGCTAATATCTAAGGTTCCACCAATCGGAGCAGCTATTCTTCTGATTGGCCTTAGGATAGGTTCTGTAATTAGATATATAACTAAAGCAAAATTACTACTTTGAATTGAAGGAGAAAGCCAAGATAAAATCACGCGAGCAAATATACACATATAGAGTATTACACTAA is a genomic window of SAR202 cluster bacterium containing:
- a CDS encoding peptidase M17 — protein: MKISCLKSEVSSVETEALVINLFEDVKIPGGATGTIDTLTGGKISRLIKSGEITGKKNEITIIHT
- a CDS encoding YggT family protein, which translates into the protein MCIFARVILSWLSPSIQSSNFALVIYLITEPILRPIRRIAAPIGGTLDISPIIALLLIQFIERIILRILFAVS